From the uncultured Methanomethylovorans sp. genome, the window AAACGCATACTTGATAATGAATGTAAATGCAAGCTATGAGTTTACAAAAGAAGGAAATCCAATCCAATCAATCAGCTTCTATTCCCTCAAGAACTCCGGTGAAATCACATCTACTATAGAAGTACTAAATAATAAGTCAAAGCTAGTGAACAGTACTCCTGAAGGAAGTGTTTATAAATACCTCAATATCTGGGTAGGTAAATTCGGCTTTGCAACAGAAGCAAACATCAAGGATCCAAAGGTGAAGTTCAAAGTCGATAACTCATGGATGCAGGGCATGGGTATAAGCCCGGAAGATATAAGGTTGCAGAGACATAATGGAACTGCATGGAATGTATTACCCACTGTAATAGTAAACAAAACAACAAGCTATGTTGTATTTGAATCTCAATCACCTGGTTTTTCACCATTTGTGATCACTGCTGAAAAAGCAATTATTTTTTCTGAAATTAGCAATGAAGAAACACCGACCATAAAAGAAGAAAATAAAAACGAAATAGAAAATGCTGTAGAACATGTTAATAAAGAGCAAGCACAGACAGGAGGATCCAGCGTATGGATAGTTTTCTTGTTTATGCTTTCAATTGGGGCTTTTGCGGTAGGATATGAATATATGAAGAAACAGTAAATGTTTACTTCAATAGTAACTCTTATATATTGTCATGATAATTTTTACGTTGTCATGCGCCAACATGACGTAAACTAAGGAGCAAACTATTATGTTGAATACTGAAAACTCATTAGACATAGCTTCAGCTATGTCTATCAGAGGCTGGGAAGCCACCAGAAAACCCCTTGCGGATCTGTACAGCGTCCTTAAGATCGGGTTCAAGAAGATCTTCGGCCAATACTTTGTAGACTCAGGCATCATCCGCCCCTTCCGTGACCGCTATAAGAACCTAAAACCCACCAAACAACACCAATATCCCACTGAACCCCTCTCATAGTCGAAACCTACCGGGAAGCCAACAGGCTCTCCAAAGAACTCAAAGAACTCGGCATCTCCCGCAAGATCGCTGTAGTCTCAAACGAGAACACGATGAGGTATAGTCGCGTACTATAATAGCAATAGCTATGGAAAAATGCAGAAATGAACAGTGGAGTGAAGTGAAGTGTCCTATTACACATAAATAAGGATGCGAACATTCTGCTATATGATTAAACAAAAACGATTAATAGTGCTTTTTTAAACCTTTATTCAAAGATATAAGATTGTGTTAATGGAAATAGTAGTTAAAAAAATTGATAGTTAGAAACTCAGGTAATCTCATGAGCATGAAATTAGTTTTAGAGTCATCGGCACTTATTCTAAGCATTGTTAACGGATTAATATTATTTAGAAATTATTTAAGAGATAAACCCGAATTAACAGTTAGACCTATTAATCCAGATATTTATCAATGGTTTTTTCCCTTCCAAGCGGTAAATTTCAAGAACATCAAACAAGAAAATATGGGGTTTTGTGTTACATTTCCATCATAAATAAAGGGATTCGAGACGTTTCTTTGGATTATTGGCATTTGCACATTAAAACTGTTGGAAATAAGTGGATTGAACTGAACCCCATAAGTATCCCTGAACCACAGAATGAATTGGGACAATCAGGACAAATTAAAAGCTGGCCGGTTTTAGGGCAAAAAGGACTGTATTATGAAGGAGATACGATGGTTAAAGCAGGAAGCAGTATTTCTGGTTTTGCTTATTATATCTTGGAATTTTGGGGTACTGATAATTGGAATTTAAAACTGATAGATGGAAAGGCAGAGGGGAAAATGGAAATAAAGGGTGTATTTGGAAAAAAATCATCTGTTAAAATGCTTTTCACAGAAATTCCGTTGGAAAAAGCAACAAAAATGGTGAAAGGGATTGATACGGTTGATCAGATGCAACATTGATTAATTGATTCAAATCAAAAATACATTTAATATCTGTCTGCATTTGAACTATAACAAGAGCTGCTTGTTTGAAAGTTATGATATGAAGACCTCATCCAGTAGGATATATCAAAATCCTCTTTTCTTTATTGACTAACTACCGTTTATTTGTTATTTTGGATGTATTACCAAATTTGTCCTATATCTTTGCGTATTTGGACACATTAAAGCCCTATATTCAATTGGAACTTGTTACTAGCTATCTCCTGTGTGTTCTAAGCGTTAGTATCCAATTTATGCTTACACAGTTCCTACATAATCTGTTTTTCAAAAAAAATCAAAATATTCATTTTCTACCACCTACCCGGCGTTTGCGCCGCTTCGCGGCGACAGTGGCTTTTTTCATCCGTTCCCTTAGGTACACGATTAAGGGCTGTGTGCCACAGTTGGCCTGCATCCAGATTTTACCCGGATTTTCCAAGCCCAAAAAATCTACTGGAAATGTACCTTTCCCACATAACCTTATATTTAACTCAATCATAAGTTTACATATAAATGTGGAAGGTTAATAATGATTAAAATGGAACACTACTTATTGGGCATTATTGGAGTTGCCATAATTGCAATTCTAGTTATGGGGGTCAGGCTACCAACAAGGTGGAATGATGGGCTCAGGTGCTTATCCATATAATGTAGAAGGCATCAAGACGAAGTTCGATTCAAACGGTGAAACCATCTATTACACCGGATTCAATGAAACGGGCAAGAGAATTGCTACATCTTATGGTCCACAATGGTTCTACACACACGGAGGTGGCTGTGTCAACTGTCACAGTGCGGACGGAAAGGGAGGAGTACCTGTGATGATGGGATATACAGTACCTGCTGATATCACATACGCTTCATTGACAACTATAGAAAATCCACCATATACCGATGCTATTAAGACAGCTATCAGGGATGGCCTTGATCCCTCCGGAGAGTCTCTGTCACCAACAATGCCAAGATGGCAAATGTCTGATAAAGACCTTAATGACACATTGCAATACATCAAGACACTATGAAATAAAAGTGGAATTGTATGAGGGAGAGTGGGGCATATGGAAGACGATGAGATGCCAATGCATGAGCTTATGCATCATGATATGGGACAGCAGGCAATGGAACAACATCCATCTCATATGGGACAAGACCACATGGAACATGGGGAACATATGCAGCATCGTAAACGGAGCACACAGGATAAACACACAGGACATACTAACCACCATGCAATGATGGTAGAAGATTTCAAAAAACGTTTTTTTGTCTCTGTTATTATCACAATCCCTGTGCTTTTACTATCCCCCATTATCCGCGATTTCCTGTCCGCAGTTTTCGGGATAACAATTCCCGGTTTCTCTGGAGACATTTATGTGCTGTTCCTGCTGTCCACAGTCATATTCTTCTACGGGAGTTGGCCATTCCTTAAGGGAATCAGGGATGAACTGACCTCACATGCTCCTGGTATGATGACCCTGATAGCTATAGCCATCACGGTTGCATATATCTACAGCAGTCTGGTTGTTTTTGGCCTGGTTGGGATTTCTTCTGGGAACTGGCAACACTTATCGATATCATGCTTCTGGGACACTGGCTGGAGATGCGTTCTATAATGGGAGCTTCAAAGGTACTTGAAGAACTGGCAAGGCTGCTGCCTTCTGATGCCCACAGGATTGATGAGCAGGGAAATATGAGCGATGTCCCGCTGGGAGATATCGTTGCCGGTGACCGGCTGTTCGTAAGACCCGGTGAGAAGATCCCGGCGGATGGTGTGGTCGTTGAAGGAAATACCTCTGTCAATGAAGCTATGCTCACAGGTGAATCGAAGCCAGTTACAAAAGTAAAAGATAACGAAGTAATTGGAGGCTCCATCAATGGTGAGGGAGCTATAACCGTCAAAGTGAAGAAAACAGGAGCCGAATCGTTCCTTTCCCAGGTTGTGGAACTTGTAAAAGAAGCTCAGGAAAGCAAATCCCATACACAGGATCTGGCTGATAGGGCTGCCAAGTGGCTTACGATCATTTCCCTCAGTGTAGGTACTATCACATTGTTGGTGTGGAATCTGCTTATTAAGGCCGATTTTGCGTTTTCCCTGGAAAGAGCTGTCACAGTAATGGTAATAACTTGTCCTCATGCTCTGGGTCTTGCAATTCCCTTGGTAGTTGCCATATCCTCTGCACTAGCAGCACGCAATGGACTACTTATCAGGAACAGGGTAGCCTTTGAGAATGCTCGCAACCTGAATGCCATTATATTCGACAAGACTGGTACGCTGACACAGGGCAAGTTCGGAATAACTGAAACTGTTATTTTCGATGGTATGATGGATGAAAAAGAACTGCTGAAGTATGCCGCTTCTGTGGAAGCTAATTCAGAACATCCCATTGCCAGGGGAATAGCGGCATCAATGGAGGATATGTATAATGTAGGGGATTTCCTATCCATTCCTGGGAAAGGAGCCCAGGGAATGGTAGAAGGAAAGGAAGTAAGGGTTGTTAGCCTTGGATATCTGAGAGAACAGGGCATTAACGTTGAAAATGAAGTTGTGGACAAACTCAAATCACAGGGAAAAACAGTTGTTTACGTGATACTGGATGGAAAAGTGAAAGGTGCCATTGCCCTAGCAGATATCATCAGGCCGGAATCGAAACAGGCAATTTCCACACTAAGGGAAATGGGAATCAAATGTATGATGCTTACCGGTGATAATGAACAAGTTGCAAGATGGGTTGCAGAAGAGATAGGAGTGGACGAGTATTTTGCCGAGGTGTTGCCACAGGAAAAGGCTGCTAAGGTGAAAGAGGTACAGTCAAGGGGTCTTGTGGTTGCTATGATCGGAGACGGAGTGAACGATGCTCCCGCTCTTGCCCAGGTAGATATAGGAATTGCCATAGGAGCAGGGAGCGATATAGCTGTGGAAACAGCAGATATAATATTGGTCAAAAGCAATCTCAAAGATGTTGTTTCCATAGTCGCTCTCTCCCGAGCTACCTACAGAAAGATGCTTCAGAACATTTTCTGGGCCACGGGATATAACGTGGTAGCAATACCACTCGCTGCCGGTGTACTGTACAACCAAGGGATATTACTATCTCCTGCGGTTGGAGCTGTCCTGATGTCCCTTAGCACGATAATTGTGGCTATCAATGCCAGGTTTTTGTCAATGGATAGGATTACAAAATCCTTAACTTGATTTACGCCCTTAAATACAAGATATCGTATTGATCTTTTTTTATTTTGCTCCAGCTTTGACTCATTTCAAACCAAAGGAACGTATTGCAAAGCAATACGTCATTTCCCGCAGGTTCTAAACCTCTATGAAACTTTGAAAGAACTCGACCCTTTGACCTGATTTACCGTTTCGCCCGCCCCGCGATAATGGCAAGCGACCCAGGCCGCCCGCCTGATGGCGGCTACAGGTAAGTATATTGAACTGAAGAAATGAATTATGATGACGGTTTAGATAGGGACTTCAATATTAAAGATAACAGAAAGGATAATAATATAAGGGAAGGGAATTAAACCAGACTGTCAAAAGTCGAATAACGAACATTTCAATTACTATCAAAATAACCCATAGTTAATCTCATTGAATGAAACAGTTGGCTAATTAATCGTAGTACAATATTACTATAAATCAAGGATCGAGATCATGGATGAGATCTGCAAGCATGGCCATGTGCTCACTCCGGGCCGTTACGTTGGTGCAGCTGCACAGGAAGAAGATGGAGAGTTGTGGATTAAAGACGCAGAGTATATTATTGGGAGTATGCCTGATGAGTAATACCAATATCTACCGATTTATACCAAATTGGTAGTAACCCTTTTATCCCAATAACTACCAGTATCTACCAAAAAGTAACGGATTGGTAGTTATGAAGATTCCACAGAAAGCAGCGGACATGTGGGTGGTTATCGAAAAGTATCCTGAGATGCTCTCAATGTTCGTTGATCCACAGATGCAGGAGCTTGTTGCAAAGTACAACCGCGAGTATGTACACTGGGAAGAGCTCCGGCACCGCAAACTGCCCTTGGAGGCTGAGAAACTATGGGCTTTGATCAAAAGCTCAAGGGAATTGCAGGCCAAACGCGTTGAATTCGCACAGTGGACCTTCCGGTACGTCCTGTCAGGCGACACCCTGAGGAAACTGCATCTGCTGGACACAAAAGGTGCAGGCAATCTGGAAAGCGGACCCGGAGGAGTGAGTGCAGCGGACAGGAAGCGGTACATCATCAATTCACTTATGGAAGAAGCCATTGCCTCCAGCCAGCTTGAAGGAGCGGCCACAACCCGGGAAGCAGCCAAAAAGATGCTGCGGCAGAAACGAAAACCCATGGACTACTCCGAGAAGATGATCCTCAACGGCTATCAGACCATGTGCAGGATAGCAGAAATGAAGGACAGGTCCATTGATCCGGATACACTGCTTGATCTCCACAGGGAGATTACACACGGTACTCTGGAAGATCCCGCAGATGAAGGTAAGTTCAGGGACAACAACGAGATCGTAGTGGCCGACCCCCGGGACGGGAACAAGGTATATCATATCCCCCCAGACTATCAGAAAATCCCCCAGCTCATGGAAGAGTTCTGCAGGTTTGCCAGCAACGATGAAGAAGAGTTCATTCACCCTCTTATCAAGGGCGTGATCCTCCACTTCCTGATAGGCTATATCCATCCTTTCACAGATGGTAACGGCCGGTGTGCAAGGTCGATCTTCTACTGGTACATGCTCAGCCGGGGTTACTGGCTCTTTGAGTACATGCCGATATCAAGGATACTGCTGCACTCCAAGACAAAATATGCCTTGGCCTATCTGTATACTGAGACCGATGAGAACGATCTTACATACTTCATAAACTACAATCTCTCTGCAATAGAGAAAGCACTGCAAGAACTTGAAGAGTACATTAGTCTCAAAAAGCAGGAACAACATGAAACGATACAGATCATTGAAACCTCTGAGAGTCTGAACCTCAGGCAGGCTGACATACTCAAGAATCTGCTCAAAGAACCTGACAGATACTTCTCTATTGCTGAGATCAAAGGAAAGTACAGTATTGCCTATGACACTGCAAGAAA encodes:
- a CDS encoding heavy metal translocating P-type ATPase produces the protein MLLGHWLEMRSIMGASKVLEELARLLPSDAHRIDEQGNMSDVPLGDIVAGDRLFVRPGEKIPADGVVVEGNTSVNEAMLTGESKPVTKVKDNEVIGGSINGEGAITVKVKKTGAESFLSQVVELVKEAQESKSHTQDLADRAAKWLTIISLSVGTITLLVWNLLIKADFAFSLERAVTVMVITCPHALGLAIPLVVAISSALAARNGLLIRNRVAFENARNLNAIIFDKTGTLTQGKFGITETVIFDGMMDEKELLKYAASVEANSEHPIARGIAASMEDMYNVGDFLSIPGKGAQGMVEGKEVRVVSLGYLREQGINVENEVVDKLKSQGKTVVYVILDGKVKGAIALADIIRPESKQAISTLREMGIKCMMLTGDNEQVARWVAEEIGVDEYFAEVLPQEKAAKVKEVQSRGLVVAMIGDGVNDAPALAQVDIGIAIGAGSDIAVETADIILVKSNLKDVVSIVALSRATYRKMLQNIFWATGYNVVAIPLAAGVLYNQGILLSPAVGAVLMSLSTIIVAINARFLSMDRITKSLT
- a CDS encoding Fic family protein, whose amino-acid sequence is MKIPQKAADMWVVIEKYPEMLSMFVDPQMQELVAKYNREYVHWEELRHRKLPLEAEKLWALIKSSRELQAKRVEFAQWTFRYVLSGDTLRKLHLLDTKGAGNLESGPGGVSAADRKRYIINSLMEEAIASSQLEGAATTREAAKKMLRQKRKPMDYSEKMILNGYQTMCRIAEMKDRSIDPDTLLDLHREITHGTLEDPADEGKFRDNNEIVVADPRDGNKVYHIPPDYQKIPQLMEEFCRFASNDEEEFIHPLIKGVILHFLIGYIHPFTDGNGRCARSIFYWYMLSRGYWLFEYMPISRILLHSKTKYALAYLYTETDENDLTYFINYNLSAIEKALQELEEYISLKKQEQHETIQIIETSESLNLRQADILKNLLKEPDRYFSIAEIKGKYSIAYDTARNDMQHLAKLGYVEKLERGRSFMYKYKGITQVS
- a CDS encoding cytochrome c; translation: MMGSGAYPYNVEGIKTKFDSNGETIYYTGFNETGKRIATSYGPQWFYTHGGGCVNCHSADGKGGVPVMMGYTVPADITYASLTTIENPPYTDAIKTAIRDGLDPSGESLSPTMPRWQMSDKDLNDTLQYIKTL